One stretch of Streptomyces sp. NBC_01363 DNA includes these proteins:
- the yidD gene encoding membrane protein insertion efficiency factor YidD, which translates to MKYPLLALIKLYQWTISPLLGPVCRYYPSCSHYGYTAIDRHGAIKGTALTAWRILRCNPWSPGGVDHVPPRKRPRWHELLRNAMRGGKGGDSAADASVRGSASEAPSQAAETSPNAQGA; encoded by the coding sequence ATGAAGTACCCGCTGCTGGCTCTTATCAAGCTGTATCAGTGGACGATCAGCCCACTTCTCGGGCCTGTCTGCCGTTACTACCCGTCGTGTTCCCACTATGGATATACGGCGATCGACCGGCACGGAGCGATCAAGGGAACCGCGCTGACGGCTTGGCGCATCCTGCGGTGCAATCCGTGGTCACCCGGTGGCGTGGACCATGTTCCACCACGCAAACGTCCGCGTTGGCATGAACTCCTGCGTAATGCCATGCGCGGTGGCAAGGGCGGGGACTCCGCCGCTGATGCGTCTGTCCGGGGATCGGCTTCCGAAGCCCCGAGTCAGGCCGCAGAGACTTCGCCCAATGCTCAAGGAGCCTGA
- the rnpA gene encoding ribonuclease P protein component encodes MLPTENRLRRREDFATAVRRGRRAGRPLLVVHLRSGATDPHVTGENAPPPRAGFVVSKAVGGAVVRTAVKRKLRHLVRERLALLPPGSLVVVRALPGAGDADHEQLARDLDAALQRLLGGGAR; translated from the coding sequence GTGCTGCCTACCGAGAATCGGCTGAGGCGGCGCGAGGACTTCGCGACCGCAGTACGTCGAGGACGCCGGGCCGGCCGCCCGCTACTCGTCGTTCATCTACGCAGCGGTGCAACGGACCCGCACGTGACTGGGGAGAATGCTCCCCCGCCGCGTGCGGGTTTCGTTGTCAGCAAAGCCGTGGGTGGAGCGGTTGTACGCACAGCGGTGAAGCGGAAGCTTCGCCACCTGGTCCGAGAACGGCTTGCCCTGCTGCCCCCCGGTAGCCTGGTTGTCGTACGAGCGTTGCCCGGAGCGGGCGACGCCGACCATGAACAGCTGGCCCGAGACCTGGACGCCGCTCTGCAGCGGCTGCTGGGAGGGGGCGCGCGATGA
- the rpmH gene encoding 50S ribosomal protein L34 encodes MSKRTFQPNNRRRAKTHGFRLRMRTRAGRAILASRRGKGRANLSA; translated from the coding sequence GTGAGCAAGCGCACCTTCCAGCCGAACAACCGTCGTCGCGCGAAGACCCACGGCTTCCGGCTGCGTATGCGCACCCGTGCCGGCCGCGCGATTCTCGCGTCCCGCCGTGGCAAGGGTCGCGCCAACCTGTCCGCCTGA